AATGGAGGGGGGTGGTGCAGGTGGCAGTGCGACGCCAAGGAGATGGATAGGGTGGTGACGGCGCGGTGGTTGAAATTGTGGTCGAAAGAGACTCGGAGGGAGTCAAAGGAGACAGAATtggggagagagaaagaggaaacataatttcacatatctaatttttaatggATACTTAGGTTTGGATTCGTTCAAGTCAAGCTTCGgacaaaaaataacacattttaaCTTTATGAGGGTAAAAAACATACCGAAATTTTACAGcaatggattttaaacttttcgATATTTATAGaaacgaaaaatatatttttgcttaTTATCAAATTAAGGAGAGAGGAAGTGTTGTCTGTATTTTCATGTGCAAGCCTTTGTCTTTCATTTCTTAAGGGGTGTGCTAAAACTAGTTcggtaaaaaaattgaatcgaATTGATTTCGAATTGTTTCAACTGGTTCGATTTTATATCCAAATTAATTTAGAAACTAATTTGAAaccaaaatgattttaaaaaacttgttctgaattgaattagtttttaatcaatttaaaactaattctaagaaataaatcagttttgaactatttttttcaaataacaaaatatttaaatgaaaatcaatttaattaatcgaattaattttataaaaacaattggATTAaccaaattgattttataaaataatgcatTCATTCTTTTTTGAATTAGTGCTAAAAAAAAccaattcaatttaaatttggtTAACATCcgattcaaaatttttgcacaCCCCTACATTTCTCCAACATCTTCCCGAGAGTGGCTTTCCTCCCCAATATTTCGAAGTCTATAGTTTGCACAAATAAGTTTCGGAAGCACTCAGATCTTACTTCTATCTGCATCGTCCCTACACCGTGAGGCCAGATCAGGTGAGATTCGTCCCCTACTCTACAAAGCCggtttaaatttgatttagtaaaaatattggagaCTATAGACTTCGAAATATCGAGGAGGAAAGTCATTCTCGGGAAGATGTTGGAGAAATGGGAGACAAAGCCTTGCAAGTGAAAATGCAAGAGACTACCTTACCAGCGCCCTAACAACAATTCCTCTctccttaatttttaaatattattatttaatacaaCAGAGTTATGtgactattaaaaaattactaattttatgCACTGGTTCTACAGTTCTACGATATGCTCATGGCTCCCCTCACCTGTCCAACTCAACACTATTAAATTTAACGGCTACTGTAACTTTCCCGTGCAGGAAAACCAAAACATCTTTTCCATGCTAAAATTGGTCAGAAAAAAAATGGTGCTGGATTCCCTTCTTCAAGAcccatgtgtttttttttttttgtaaatatatttattctacACAGAGCTTAGGAGAAGATGATCACGTACCTCGTCCTTCCACGGGTGTGTGTTAATTCTGCAATGGTGACCTACCAAGTTTTGCAATATTGAGAGTGTATCAACAAGGATTCTAATATTCTAGTCAATACGAGTCAGAGGTAGGGGTGAGAATAGGTCAGATCAGACTTTAAAAGGCCTGAGTCTAGTCTACGATGAATTTTTAAGGTCTGAGTTTGACCTATAAtctatcaaaaaaatttattttggctCGGGTCTGTCCTGAcctgatagcctttttaaaagtcttcttcacattaataagaaaaaagaaaaaggaaaatcaataaaaataataaggaatATAAAGGGacacatgactcacacctaaattgtaattaaagtcttacttgattataagaataaaagttATGGAGTTGTGTAATCAAAGTATGttagtttcaaaaaaataattaattgtacccaaaaagtaatataagtatatattgatatccaaaaaataatataaatatatatatagaccgGCCTATTAGGCTCATAagactttttaataagcctaaacctgatctatttaatttaatagacttTAGAAAAACCTCAGtctaatcttttaattaaatatactaGTTCAGACAAGATTTTATGTAAATCAGGTCGTAGACCCCCGTAGACCGACCTGATTTATTCCCACCTAGAGGTAAAAAGTTAAGGGATAGAATAAATGGATGGTGAACGGGTCTTTATCTTGGGTTACCAAGTGTGTGGACAATCTATTGGGCTCTTATCtatgacaacaacaaaatatctgTTGGGCTCTTATTGGATTTGTGCAGAGCTATTCtataacaatataatatttaatcaaCACTTCAACACCCTCCACTGCCCAGGTGGTtgacaaatatatttaatctctaaaattatgatattaataaagattaaaattatttatatttgataattttagagactaaaattagTACACGTATGTTGAGTACATGTTAACAATATAAGAGCAACTCCATGATCTCTCTGGACTCTTCAGTAATTAGAAACTCAAGTAAAAATGTTGCATTGGAGAGCAACATTGTTGGATTCACTTGAGTTTTGGGTTGCTCTACACAACAATCGTTTCTCATATGCAAACTGTGAGCCtctataaaaatatgttactataatttgttttattattgaatttttttttgtgaggaaAGGTGGTTGCTATAAGTTGCATTAATcaaatttacttttcatttGTCTTTGCTATACGGTTTATATGCCTGCATGTTAAATTGTGCCTCgagatatatttattatttgatatttgaaattttaaatatattaaattgaaattaagatgaataataaaatataaaataattatatatatatatatatatatatatatatatatatatatatatatatattggggtCCATTTGAAAATCTTTAGTGGTTTCTTAGTTGAagcaaaaaaattgaatgagttACTTAAATATGTAAAcgtgaaatattattaaaaattttaatgggTTTAATCATTGTAGACACTCTAAGAAGCTCAAAGGTATTTCATGGTTAATATTGAAAAAATGACTATACATGTTAAATAATTTTCCCAttctattaatataaatttaacacaCCATCAATTGTATAAATTAACTAGCACAAGTTGTTCCATTTTAATCCATGATCTCGAATTTGAGTGAAGGACACATGTTgtcttagaaaataaataaatttaacatgcttaaacaaattaaacatgCTTAATTTTGGGTTTAAACTTATTAttgttcaaatttaaataaaaataaatgtatataaaCTTAGTTCGTTATACCCCTATATTCATTGTTCATAGCTTCATATGGTCCCTTTAGTTTGGCCTCAAATTAAATGCATTTggctgaaataatttttaattaattagattttatttattttctgactgaatttcaaattagtcggattaagacaaaaaaaaaaaaagtctatatGAACTATCTTCATTTGTTAGTATGAGATAACTCCAATTTTTCAGATTTTCAGATTTTCAGATTTCACAAACAAGCTTTTATTGCCCTGCCATTATATTCCGCTGAATGTGTTACTTCATTTTCGGAGCATGATAAACTTATTTGACTTATGAAATCATAGAATATAGATAGAAGTGTTGCAATTCAGACTTCTGCAAACCATATGTGCGGttgcaaagaaattaaaattgcttGTAAAGGAGAGTAAAGttgttatgacttatgagtGATTACTGTTATTCTGTTATAATAGACGGCAGACTACGTACCTTACCATAACTTCGTCTCTTTACATATATCGGTGTACATTAATTGTTACTCTATTATTAGAAACACAGTAGCAAActattaactatatatatatatatatatgcgtgTACTGATGTATATCCAACACGtttctttcttgtttatttGCAGCTAGCTAGCTCCTCATGATCAAATCAATATGTCCAACTGGTGGTTTCCAAGTGGAAGACGTTCATGGCTATCTTTATTGTGTCGTCGGTTTGGTACAATCAGCTATGGATCCTCTGGTTCTTTTTATTGTTTCCTTTTTGCATACATATGCAATATTGCCCTAAACAACTACCAAGTCAGCTTCATATTCAATGCTTCAGGACGGCTAAAGACGAAAACATAGAAGACTGTGTTTGACTAAACATTATGGAAGTGGCCGGTCAAGTACCAAACAccaatatatatgaaattaattataaattgattaaCGATTATTACTATAATGACTTCCTCCATAGTTTCACATTAAATTAACTAAGGCAGTTTTATTTCAGATTTCATTTTAGATTATTCATCTAGAGAATATAGTTTGATATTTTGAGAAACACTGGAAAGCATTGGTTGGGTTCAACTTTTAATGAGATCATAGAAATGgtaaatatgtatttaaaatattaataaatacaaagattttattaaaaatcacagtaaagttatattaaaatttataataaaaaatctttctattatattttttataaaatctttttaattttaatttcttaatttgtaTCATAAAACTACTTTAAAACATTTCCCTTAAAGAAGAATATTATATATGAGAAATGCTAAGGGATCTataatgttctttttttttttaagactcTTTCTATAATTTGcttagaatttattaaaattattatttttgatagATTTTACTTTTAATGTGATTCTCTCTcatgatttatattaaataagaaataaaatttaccaaaaaattctaatcaatcgtaaaaaaaaatattaaagaggcTATGGCTATAGTTATATATAAGTCAGTACCCGTACGTCCAAGTTAATTCTCTCCTCATGAATTTGTTTGTATTACTTAATTTCAATTAAGTGGATCAAGCTCAAGCCCGTACAGGATCTGCAGAATGCATGCAACTAACTCATTTTacgttttgaataaaattaactagttcTAATTAATATGGTACAGgggtaaataaaatattcaaattttcacTATTTTATAAATCAAATGGTCACATTGTAGACGATTGCGTGATTCCTGAGATGACCTTTTCATCTTGAGAGAGAAACCAATCTAACTatactaatatattattttagccTTTGGCGCCCCACAGCTCACGATAATTTGCTCAGAGAAAACATTTATCATCTTTGTCTTAActttcttcatttcttgctGGAAAGCATAGACCACTCTATGTTAAACTCTATGTTAATCAAtacctagagagagaaagaagaaaaagaatagggggaaaaagatataaagagaaatgatAAGTATTGATGGAGTGATTTCAAAATTGAGTTATTCATGTATTACCACTACTGGTGCTTTAGAAATTAGAACAAATCTAGAGCAATATTATATTCTAAATTAaccatacatattttttttttaaaaatcatacattATTTTTAAGAGCATGCATCTAACTTCAGATAACGTagtttcattttaaatataaatatctaatCATGTTTTCAATTATAGTTTAATTAGGGTTAGGTTTCTTATTATTTCCTTTGGTTAAAAGTTTATGCAAGAATCACATTGAGTCAATTTTCTATCTTATTCagtaaaataacaacaaaacatgtttacgtaagatttttaaaatagattttatttaactattaatcTCCTGTTTTTTTAAACGACAAACGACATTGGAacaattatttatgtaaaagcTACATTCTGAAGTTCCTTTtctcataataattatatttttgttcttataaaccAAACTCTGCtcaatattaattgattttgagacgaaaataattgtttttctatataaaaaaaaactcttcacaatcaactatatataaaatatttactttaaactAATATGGCTCACATCTTTCGAATCCTTACaaacacttttaaaaaaatacttttacacttcctagaaaaattaaacaactcttttcaaaaatacaaaaaaattaaacaactaaaataatattttttacattgattttattataATCCAGTAAAGAATCTTTTTTATCCAAAATTAGCAATCCATATatctatattattaataaaggaaACATCTATTTTGGTGGcaacaaattttagaaaatttttatcattttttagtttttaaacttCTATTACTTTTAATAACTATTACTACTTTCTTGTTGttagatatttattattttttaatttctaaatctttttttcttttcttttcatttaaaatatgtaGAGAGGTCGAGTGCCTCTCCCCcttagtgtatatatatatatatatatataaagtatatcAATAACTACTAGAAACAACTTAGAAAGCAAGCTCATATTATTGGGAGCATATAGTATAGTAATAACTGTATAAAAACTTGTTTGATAGTAACATGCATTGTGAGTTTATGCGACAATATTTGAATCTAACGTAGGCCGAAAGCCACAAGCCAAAACACAAGTTGTCCAGAAATACTTGACCCAGTAGTGTTTCAAGCCTTAGCTATTTTGTCCTTTGCTACAACTCAAGCTGTAAAACATATCCAGGAAGTTACATTCTCATTACATGGCAATttgcataaaataataataagatgaaATTAGCAGGCCTTAATTTGTATGTGTCCCCATTAATTTCAACATATAAAACCACCGCTATCTGCCTTTGTTGACCATCTCTATTCCTATCTACACCATTTATTCATTCTCTTACAGTATACCTTCAAAGTTGAAACTGATTAATTATCAAATGGAATCtgatcatcatcatgaagcagcATCAGACAATCATCCCTCTGATGGAGAGGAGCAAGGTGCAAGTCACGTGACATCTAGGTCCTACGAGTGCAACTTCTGCCGGAGGGGCTTCTCTAATGCACAAGCACTAgggggacacatgaacatcCACAGAAAAGACAAAGCCAAGCTCAAGCAACAACAATCTTCAAACCAAATTCAACAGGATCCGGCCAAGTCTGGTGGTGAAGAGAGTAACAAACCAAACTGGAATTGGAATGTGTCTCCACAAGAACATGTCATTCACAAGAGGCATCAGCTTCCACTCTTTGCCGAAACACCAACTAGCAGTGAAACACAAAAGCCACAAGGTCAAACTCAAACTACTACTGAACAAACTTTGTTATCTACTCATCAAGATTCCTCATCGGAGTTAGACCTTGAACTGAGACTAGGACCTGAACCACAGGATTCATCAGCAGAAACGGatacaagaaattttttttgagtTCAATCCTCTCATCAATACGTAATTATTTGTAGATGTCCATGAATTACCGCGCGCCCCTTTTTACTGGTGAAAAGAATTCATATactgtttgattttgttttcgCAATTTTACTTTTGAATTCGATCATTTTGAGCATTgctttgtattttatatatgttggtTGTAAAATTTACGGGGTATACTTCTGATAACTGatttttatgattctttttgttttgggtACAATTTTGAGTCTTGAACTAAATTTCTTGCACCACATTCCAACTATGGCCTCAAGGCTCAACCCTTTTAATTAATCTAATCGATTCTTATTCGACTTACTCAAGGACACCAAAATTAAAGTAGAAGTAACAGTTAATATATATGCCGCTTGCCCTTGCCCTTGCCCGATGTATGTAAATAATGCTTTCCTAGAATTAATATGATGATGCTAAGGAGTGAAAATatgatgttatatatatatatatatatatatatatatatatatatatatatatatatatatattgtttccaTTACAAGATTTTATTCTCGATTAGAACCAAGTGAACTAGCCTTGCCATCTTCAACCACTTAAGAACAAGGCAATTtacatttatcaataattttaaattctctccATTGACATGTCAATCATGCTTGATGTtacatttgtaatttttcttcattcttaaTTTCAGATTGAgtttccatttttcttctttttttaagcaTGTCAGCATATTCGTAACAAAAGTAATTTGTTATCTTTCGGAGTATTCAGCTTAACGAGTTTCTTCACAAATCGTTGTGGCTCCAGAAATGCTTAACTTTTCATTCTCCATAACGTACTCTATATGTGACTATAACAATCAATTGTCTACACTTCTCTCGTTTAATTTGTGATTCGCGCAACGTAGGATCTATGCAGTGgcaacatttttgttttgctaCATTTAGCTTGCATGTAAGAAATAGTTTACCAAGTGATAAAATGTTGGCGACACAGTTCTTTTCAAAGATCGACATTTAAAATTTCCCGAAGCTTGTACAGCGATTTCACAACAAAAGCTAGGTGTACCAGAAAAATAAGAGTTTAAATTATAAGAGTGTACTGCATACAGTGTTTTATATTCACCCACCCACATAATCTTGGGTTACTTAGTCCTTAGTCCTTACATACAATAAagtttgtctttattttttatttttttactttgagcTTGAGTGCAGtattcttttaatataattgacACTCTAGGATTAACTCAGTAACATGCAGTGATATATTAGCAAAGAGCATATCGTTTGTTCTGTGTTGCATGTATCAGCAGTTTGAATTGTACGTTAACAAAGGTGAAATATGATCTTAGTAGAGAACGTCAAACAAAAGTGGGTTATGTTTATGTGATTCCTTGTTGAAATTGCTTATTGTTCTTTATTTAGACTGATGACAAAAAATGCATTTTGTCTGCAGTTTCTAATTTAAACCGCTGATAATAGTAAATTTTGTCAAAGGTTTATAGTATTTATGAACTGTGgacattgttgttgttttttttaacaaaaatcctTTCCATATATCaattcctccctttccagatgaTTATGCATTCATATGAATATTGTACGAAGCATATTTaggaaatcaaattaattacattgatcaaattcataatattttacattttataatcGCAAACAGTATTGATCAATTTACACACACAATACATAGATAATTTACACACatgaataaatgtttaaaaaaattatacaaagattttcttgttttttcagTCTCATTATATGGACTCAAGCATGGGGTTATTGTGATGATCTCTTGAGCTTCgcatgaaaattaaaacaaacacaaataaataagaGATGATTAAAGTCAATTTAATAGAAAAGTTGAATTGTAATTTTGTTCatccttaatttttatttaggaTATTTTGATCCAATTGAACTTTACacctaatatatttatttaagttaaattgtgaatattttaaaataggaaaCCAAAATGTTAGATgagaatttaaaagataaacaaaattacaaattaacttTAAGgaaatgttttataattttgcttattgttttttttaatagttatcaaaatgtattttatatttactttaattctttttttaaaaaaaagatttatataagaaacaacaaaaacattttttttgtcattttaactATTGTGATACAAACATATTTGAAAATTGGAAATACAatgaaaagagaataaaaatatttcttcaaattAAGTAAACACTTAATTTTCCAATAGAAAGTCTAAATAGCAACTTTAAGCAAAATTTTAAAGTGAGAATCTATCGCACATGTACAAGTTATCCGACATCATATAATTACATGATTAGTTTAAGGTATGTAAGCCTAAAAGCATAAGGCTCTTGGACCATAGTCACAATATATACAATCACAAGTATTCGGCTAATTAATGGCCAATTATATATGAAGTAATGAATCTCCACGACAGGACTATGGTATTTGCATTGATCCTGGCTAGTAGCCTCTCTAGTATAATGATCaccatatatttaattttcaactaATCAACCTCCATTCGTCCAGGATATGGACATAAGGAAAGCATCATTACCATTGTAAGTCTATGGCTTTCTCCAATACTCCAATATTCGTCAGAAGTTACGCCCTTTGAGAAGGTAATTATGTATCTATCGTTCTAGTTAGTGCTTTGTAATGAGAAGATGAAATACTCAAATTTATAATCTTATTTGATAAATCTCtacaataaatacataaacCTCATATAGTTAAGCTATGTTTTCATCCATTAATTAATGCAGCACTGTGCTAGTTACGGATTTTTAGGGCAAGAAAGTAAATCCATAAACCTCATGTAAACCGCATTGCAACCCATCATTGCACAATCTTGATGGACATGAAAAACTAGGTGTATTTTCGAGAAGTAAAGCGCTTTCGGAATC
Above is a window of Glycine soja cultivar W05 chromosome 12, ASM419377v2, whole genome shotgun sequence DNA encoding:
- the LOC114378501 gene encoding transcriptional regulator TAC1-like, whose product is MESDHHHEAASDNHPSDGEEQGASHVTSRSYECNFCRRGFSNAQALGGHMNIHRKDKAKLKQQQSSNQIQQDPAKSGGEESNKPNWNWNVSPQEHVIHKRHQLPLFAETPTSSETQKPQGQTQTTTEQTLLSTHQDSSSELDLELRLGPEPQDSSAETDTRNFF